A DNA window from Rossellomorea marisflavi contains the following coding sequences:
- the yiaA gene encoding inner membrane protein YiaA, with the protein MADLNDNPFVQNEEKKPKPKVERKEGEPTAAFKGASWAALIIGLGAYLIGLFNAGMELNEKGYYFAVLIFGLYSAVSLQKAVRDKEEDIPVSGIYYGLSWVAMIIAIALVGIGLYNAGSIILSEKGFYAMAFVLSLFSAITIQKNIRDTQQARDRD; encoded by the coding sequence ATGGCAGACTTGAATGATAACCCGTTTGTACAGAACGAGGAGAAGAAGCCGAAGCCAAAAGTTGAACGCAAGGAAGGGGAACCTACTGCTGCGTTTAAAGGCGCGAGCTGGGCAGCCCTCATCATCGGACTGGGCGCTTACCTGATCGGGCTTTTCAACGCCGGTATGGAGCTCAATGAGAAAGGATACTACTTCGCTGTCCTCATCTTCGGCCTGTACTCTGCAGTATCCCTGCAAAAAGCGGTACGAGATAAAGAAGAAGACATTCCCGTCTCTGGCATCTACTACGGCCTCAGCTGGGTAGCGATGATCATCGCCATTGCCCTCGTCGGAATCGGCCTTTACAACGCGGGAAGCATTATCCTCAGCGAAAAAGGCTTCTATGCCATGGCCTTCGTCCTGAGCCTGTTTTCAGCCATCACCATCCAGAAGAATATCCGGGACACCCAGCAGGCAAGGGACCGGGATTGA